In the Patescibacteria group bacterium genome, AATTTATCTTGACCCTCCTTTTTTCACACAGAAAAAGCAATCACAAAAAACGAGAGACAATTCTAAAGAATACACTTTTGATGATAGTTGGGAAAGTATAGAATCTTACAAAACGTATATTGAAGAAAGATTGTTTGGATGTAAGCGTGTTTTAAAAAATACTGGGAGTATATTTTTACACTGCGACAGAAGTGCATCACATCATTTAAGAATTGTCTTAGATAATGTATTCGGAGCGAATAATTTCCAGAGTGAAATTGTTTGGATATATAAACGATGGTCAAACGCTAAAAAGGGCTTGCTAAATGCTCATCAAGTTATTTACTTTTATAGCAAAACTGCTGATTTCAAGTTCAACCATATTTTTGAAGATTATTCTCCGACAACGAACATTGACCAGATTTTTCAGAAAAGAACGAGAGATGCGAACGGAAAGACAAAATACAAAACAAATGCGGTTGGTGGCTATGAATTGATTCAAGATAAAAAGGGAGTTCCGCTTTCCGATGTTTGGGATATTCCATACTTAAACCCCAAGGCAAACGAACGAGTAGGTTACCCTACGCAAAAACCAATTGTGTTATTAGAAAAAGTAATTCAACTTGTAACGGACGAGGGCGATATGGTTTTAGACCCGTTCTGTGGTAGTGGTACTACGCTAGTGGCAGCAAAATTACTTAATAGAAAATTCATAGGTATCGATATATCAGATGACGCTGTACAACTAGCACACAAAAGGGTAAATAATCCGATACGAACAGACTCATATTTATTAAAGAATGGGAAAAGTTCATATTTGAATCAGGATCCAGAGATTTTGCAAATTTTAAAAGTAATTGATGCTACCCCTGTGCAAAGGAATAAAGGTATTGACGGCTTTCTAAGGGTTGGTAATTCAGCAAAACCAATACCAGTAAAAATCCAGCGAGATGATGAAACAATAGAAAAAGCAAAACGATTGTTATTACAGGCGACAAGTAAAAACGGATTTAAACAAAAAGTTCTAATAAAAACAAACAACACATCTGAAAGCACCTTATTTAAGGTATCAGACGATAATTTGCAGACAAGTTTATTGATTATAGACAACTTAAAGGAATTTATAAAAAATAAAAAATCAATAATTGCTTATGGACAATAAACCTATTTTATACTCATATTTTCTAAAAACGGCAGATGTTCTTTTGGCAGAATACAATCGTTCAAAAGAACAAAACCGGACAGCTTGATATTATTGTTTTACGAGACGATGCTCCCTCTTTACATGTAGGTTCTGACGATATTTATCTAGCCGAAGGTGTTTTTGGCGTTATTGAAGTTAAGTCTAATTTAACTAGAGAAAAATTTGTCGAAGCGGGAGAAACATTGACAAAAGTAGTAAATTTAAAAAATAATGTCGGAGCGACAATCAGTTCTGGACCAATGCTAGATAGACCACTCAGAGCAATTTTTGCTTATGATGGTGCTACTTGGGAAACAATTATTGATGAGATAAATAAGAAAAATTGGAAAGAAACTTTTGACCTAATCTGTATTCTAAATCGCGGAGTGTTGTTGAAGAAAGGGCGTATTTTGAACTGGTCGACAGATCAAGAATTTATGGTCGTGAATAGTAAATCTGCGAGTCTAGGATATTTATATCTTTATCTCGTATCTTATGGCGCAAGCTTTTTGGGTCGAGGAATGATATTGAATCCCTATTTCGAACCCTTTAATAACTGGGGTGATAATTAATCGATTTTACAAAAATTATGTCAAAGAAGAATAGAAAAAATAAAAAATATCAAGGACCAAAACCGCCCAAAAGACCTGAAAATTTTCATTCTTTCTCAGAGTGTATTAAATGGTTGA is a window encoding:
- a CDS encoding site-specific DNA-methyltransferase, which translates into the protein MIKQGDCKTELKKIESNSIDLIYLDPPFFTQKKQSQKTRDNSKEYTFDDSWESIESYKTYIEERLFGCKRVLKNTGSIFLHCDRSASHHLRIVLDNVFGANNFQSEIVWIYKRWSNAKKGLLNAHQVIYFYSKTADFKFNHIFEDYSPTTNIDQIFQKRTRDANGKTKYKTNAVGGYELIQDKKGVPLSDVWDIPYLNPKANERVGYPTQKPIVLLEKVIQLVTDEGDMVLDPFCGSGTTLVAAKLLNRKFIGIDISDDAVQLAHKRVNNPIRTDSYLLKNGKSSYLNQDPEILQILKVIDATPVQRNKGIDGFLRVGNSAKPIPVKIQRDDETIEKAKRLLLQATSKNGFKQKVLIKTNNTSESTLFKVSDDNLQTSLLIIDNLKEFIKNKKSIIAYGQ